From a single Planctellipticum variicoloris genomic region:
- a CDS encoding DUF1553 domain-containing protein: MLRPACLIVLCLASIPAHAGIAVFPAAVELTGREAAQPLVVQQTSAGRVLGNISEGLEFASSDPQVARIEAGRIFPVGNGEATVSVRAGADTATIPVVVKDFGESHAWSFRNHVQSVLTKAGCNMGSCHGATAGKGGFRLSLRGYDPETDFNTITRQARGRRIVPHDPGRSLILTKPTGAIPHQGGLRFSEDSYEYRVLSEWIAQGQPGPAAEDARIQRLEILPPAVRLTVGAKQPFVVRAHFSDGRSEDVTRWAKYSSTNFSVATVDDQGLVDVTGSGEGAITAWYLAQNVTATVTVPYTHQVAPQIFAASPRANLIDELVLSKLESLNVPPSPRSSDVEFLRRAQLDTIGVLPTVDEVRAFLTDTDPLKREKLVDRLLTRSEFVDYWAYQWSDLLLVTGSRLRPDAVKAYYQWIRQRVAEDLPWDQFVRQVLTAQGSTLENGATNFYALHQDPQDMSETVSMAFLGMSIQCAHCHDHPLEKWTNDDYYGMASLFARVRGKGWGGDFRNGDGNRMIFATNRGEVIQPRTGKPQPPRPLDAQPLAFDDPRDRREALADWVCSPENPYFTRAIVNRVWANYLGVGIVEQVDDLRLTNPPSNPLLLDALAAELVRNKYDLKALMRLILTSETYQRSSEILPENSMDERFYARFYPRRLSAEVLLDAFAQATDVPTPFKDYPAGTRALQLPDASVASYFLDTFGRPERVLTCTCERADEPNMTQVLHLANGKTVLEKLEAKEGRIARWIADKTPDRQVVEEFFLAALSRLPREAELQQILPLLAETPESDRRQALEDLAWSVLTSREFLFQH; this comes from the coding sequence ATGTTGCGCCCTGCCTGCCTGATTGTTCTCTGCCTGGCCTCCATCCCCGCCCACGCCGGCATCGCCGTCTTCCCGGCGGCCGTCGAACTCACCGGCCGCGAAGCCGCCCAGCCGCTCGTCGTCCAGCAGACCTCTGCCGGCCGCGTCCTCGGGAACATCTCAGAGGGTCTCGAATTCGCCTCGTCGGATCCGCAGGTCGCTAGAATCGAAGCCGGCCGGATCTTCCCCGTCGGTAATGGCGAAGCGACCGTTTCGGTCCGTGCCGGCGCGGACACGGCCACGATTCCAGTCGTCGTCAAAGACTTCGGTGAGTCGCACGCCTGGAGCTTCCGCAACCACGTCCAGTCCGTCCTGACCAAGGCCGGCTGTAACATGGGTTCCTGCCACGGCGCAACTGCCGGCAAAGGGGGTTTTCGACTCTCCCTGCGCGGCTACGACCCGGAAACCGACTTCAACACCATCACCCGCCAGGCCCGCGGCCGACGCATCGTCCCGCACGACCCCGGCCGGAGCCTGATCCTCACCAAGCCGACCGGCGCCATTCCCCATCAGGGAGGGCTGCGCTTCTCCGAAGACTCCTACGAATACCGCGTCCTCTCCGAATGGATCGCCCAAGGTCAGCCGGGGCCCGCCGCCGAGGACGCCCGCATCCAGCGTCTGGAGATCCTGCCGCCCGCCGTGCGCCTGACCGTCGGAGCGAAGCAGCCGTTTGTCGTCCGGGCGCACTTCAGCGACGGCCGCTCCGAAGACGTCACCCGCTGGGCCAAGTACAGCAGCACCAACTTCTCCGTCGCCACCGTCGACGACCAGGGCCTGGTGGATGTCACCGGCAGCGGCGAAGGGGCCATCACCGCCTGGTATCTCGCACAGAACGTCACCGCCACGGTCACCGTCCCCTATACGCACCAGGTCGCCCCGCAAATCTTCGCGGCCTCACCGCGGGCCAATCTGATCGACGAGCTGGTCCTCTCGAAACTCGAATCGCTCAACGTCCCGCCGTCGCCGCGATCGAGCGACGTCGAGTTCCTTCGCCGGGCGCAGCTCGACACGATCGGCGTCCTGCCGACGGTGGACGAAGTCCGAGCCTTTCTGACCGATACCGATCCGCTCAAGCGCGAGAAGCTGGTCGACCGGCTGCTGACCCGCTCTGAGTTCGTCGACTACTGGGCCTACCAGTGGTCCGATCTGCTGCTGGTGACCGGCAGCCGGCTGCGGCCCGACGCCGTGAAAGCCTATTACCAGTGGATTCGCCAGCGCGTTGCCGAGGATCTGCCCTGGGACCAGTTCGTCCGCCAGGTCCTGACTGCCCAGGGAAGCACCCTCGAAAACGGCGCGACGAACTTCTACGCCCTCCACCAGGACCCGCAGGACATGTCCGAGACGGTCTCGATGGCCTTCCTCGGGATGTCGATCCAGTGCGCCCATTGCCACGATCACCCGCTCGAAAAATGGACCAACGACGATTACTACGGCATGGCCAGTCTCTTCGCCCGCGTCCGTGGCAAGGGCTGGGGGGGCGACTTCCGCAACGGCGACGGCAACCGGATGATTTTCGCCACCAACCGCGGCGAAGTGATCCAACCCCGCACCGGAAAGCCGCAGCCCCCCCGTCCGCTCGATGCGCAACCCCTCGCCTTCGACGACCCGCGCGACCGCCGGGAAGCCCTCGCCGACTGGGTCTGCTCGCCCGAGAACCCCTACTTCACGCGGGCCATCGTCAATCGCGTCTGGGCGAACTACCTGGGGGTCGGCATCGTCGAGCAGGTCGATGATCTGCGACTGACGAATCCCCCCAGCAATCCGCTGCTGCTCGACGCCCTCGCCGCCGAACTGGTCCGCAACAAGTACGACCTCAAGGCGCTGATGCGGCTGATTCTCACGTCGGAAACCTACCAGCGATCGTCGGAAATCCTCCCCGAGAACTCGATGGACGAGCGATTCTACGCCCGGTTCTATCCCCGCCGTCTCTCAGCAGAAGTCCTGCTGGACGCCTTCGCCCAGGCGACCGACGTGCCGACGCCGTTCAAGGACTATCCCGCCGGGACGCGGGCCCTGCAGCTTCCGGACGCCAGCGTCGCTTCCTACTTCCTGGATACGTTCGGCCGGCCGGAACGGGTGCTGACCTGCACCTGCGAGCGGGCGGACGAACCGAACATGACGCAGGTGCTGCACCTGGCGAACGGCAAAACGGTCCTCGAAAAGCTGGAAGCGAAGGAAGGTCGGATCGCCCGCTGGATCGCCGACAAGACGCCCGACCGCCAGGTCGTCGAAGAGTTTTTCCTGGCGGCACTGTCGCGTCTGCCGCGAGAAGCCGAATTGCAGCAGATTCTCCCGCTGTTGGCGGAGACGCCCGAGTCGGATCGCCGGCAGGCGCTGGAAGATCTGGCCTGGAGCGTGCTGACCAGCCGGGAGTTTCTGTTTCAGCATTAG
- a CDS encoding sensor histidine kinase: MSERELQAQVEELQQQVRQLQAQLMQAQKMSAVGSLASSITHEFNNILTTVINYAKMGIRHKDVATREKAFDKILAAGQRASKITTGMLSYARPQGDRKEPMDLINLVEDVLILVEKDLQRYRIRVETRFEGRPWASVNSGQVQQVLLNLIINARQAMANGGNLTVAVRSDGTAGLAEIMVRDTGSGIPAEKLKKIFEPFFTTKEVDSQGQGGTGLGLSLAKDVMESHGGRIRVESAVGAGTCFTLKFPLVIAPTATPRLQKVG, translated from the coding sequence ATGAGCGAACGAGAGTTGCAGGCGCAGGTCGAGGAACTTCAGCAGCAGGTGCGGCAACTTCAGGCGCAACTGATGCAGGCGCAGAAGATGAGCGCCGTCGGTTCGCTGGCGTCTTCCATCACGCACGAGTTCAACAACATCCTCACGACGGTCATCAACTACGCCAAGATGGGGATCCGGCACAAAGACGTCGCCACCCGCGAGAAAGCGTTCGACAAGATCCTCGCCGCCGGCCAGCGGGCCTCGAAGATCACGACCGGCATGCTCTCGTACGCCCGGCCGCAGGGCGACCGCAAGGAACCGATGGACCTGATCAACCTCGTCGAGGACGTCCTGATCCTCGTCGAAAAAGACTTGCAGCGTTACCGGATCCGCGTCGAAACCCGCTTCGAAGGCCGTCCCTGGGCCAGCGTCAACTCGGGCCAGGTGCAGCAGGTCCTGCTCAACCTGATCATCAACGCCCGCCAGGCGATGGCCAACGGCGGCAACCTGACCGTCGCCGTCCGCTCCGACGGGACCGCCGGTCTGGCCGAGATCATGGTCCGCGACACCGGCTCGGGCATCCCCGCCGAGAAGCTCAAGAAGATTTTTGAGCCTTTTTTCACAACGAAAGAAGTCGATTCCCAAGGCCAGGGGGGAACGGGCCTCGGTCTGTCGCTTGCGAAGGACGTGATGGAGTCGCATGGCGGCCGGATCCGCGTGGAGAGCGCCGTCGGTGCGGGAACCTGCTTCACGTTGAAGTTCCCGCTGGTGATCGCCCCGACCGCCACGCCTCGGCTGCAGAAGGTCGGCTGA
- a CDS encoding cofactor-independent phosphoglycerate mutase has protein sequence MKYVLIIPDGVADEPQPSLGGKTPLQAAEIPQMDAVASSGVVGRADHVPASMPSGSDVGTMSLFGYDPLRFHTGRAPIEAAAQGIELGDNDWAVRCNLVTVLDGVMKSFTAEQISSELGRLLLEKMQQALPSGSHWQFCPGVSYRNLLMYRAGDCKGPFSSETFTTPPHDITDQPIAPHLPQGPGSEALLQLMRQSVDVFRGVPENLSRGTHPATQIWLWGQGQRPALTPFLDRFGKTAAVITAVDLLRGMGRLLGWQVVEVEGATGYLDTNYAGKGQAAIETLRSGTDFVVVHVEATDEASHEGNAAEKVRALENMDRHIVAPVHEYLRNQGDYRLLICPDHPTFLRTKTHSHGYVPFALCGTGITPAGAETYDEAVAAASGLCLDRGCELMPLLFRP, from the coding sequence ATGAAATACGTCCTGATCATTCCCGATGGCGTCGCTGACGAACCCCAGCCTTCCCTGGGAGGCAAAACGCCGCTGCAGGCGGCGGAGATTCCCCAGATGGATGCCGTCGCCAGCTCAGGCGTCGTCGGGCGGGCCGATCATGTGCCGGCTTCAATGCCCTCAGGATCCGACGTCGGCACGATGAGTCTCTTCGGCTACGACCCGCTGCGGTTCCATACCGGCCGCGCCCCGATCGAAGCCGCCGCGCAGGGAATCGAACTTGGCGACAACGACTGGGCCGTTCGCTGCAATCTGGTGACCGTTCTCGACGGCGTCATGAAGAGTTTCACCGCCGAGCAGATCTCCAGTGAACTGGGGCGGCTGCTCTTGGAGAAAATGCAGCAGGCGCTTCCGTCGGGCAGCCACTGGCAGTTCTGCCCGGGAGTGAGTTATCGCAATCTATTGATGTATCGCGCTGGCGACTGCAAAGGTCCCTTCAGCAGCGAGACGTTCACCACGCCGCCACACGACATTACCGATCAACCAATCGCCCCGCATCTGCCGCAGGGACCGGGATCTGAAGCGCTGCTGCAGCTCATGCGACAGAGCGTCGACGTCTTTCGCGGGGTTCCCGAGAACCTGTCGCGCGGCACTCACCCCGCCACGCAGATCTGGCTGTGGGGACAGGGCCAGCGACCGGCGCTGACGCCGTTCCTGGACCGATTCGGGAAGACCGCCGCCGTGATCACCGCCGTGGACCTCCTCCGCGGAATGGGCCGGTTGCTGGGCTGGCAGGTGGTGGAGGTCGAAGGGGCCACCGGGTATCTCGACACCAACTACGCCGGCAAGGGACAGGCCGCCATCGAAACCCTCAGGTCCGGCACGGACTTTGTCGTCGTCCACGTCGAAGCGACCGACGAGGCCTCGCATGAAGGGAATGCCGCAGAGAAAGTGCGGGCGCTGGAGAACATGGACCGTCACATCGTCGCGCCGGTGCACGAATACCTGCGGAATCAGGGTGACTATCGGCTGCTGATCTGTCCCGACCACCCGACATTTCTGCGGACCAAGACCCACAGCCACGGCTACGTCCCGTTCGCCCTGTGCGGGACCGGCATCACTCCAGCCGGAGCGGAGACATACGACGAAGCGGTCGCCGCGGCGAGCGGATTGTGCCTGGACCGGGGCTGCGAACTGATGCCGCTCTTGTTTCGACCGTAA
- a CDS encoding glycosyltransferase — translation MSSSSFNGGFVPKQINTGAFSPPGSPEAAAPQAAGRIDDPYYLFGAASRTDELAISPASQFATGHPSPYYDFLTAEIDLQSEPAAGIATPVAAPVCRQPSVPRSGRPLNVVHIGPHLQLGGAEQWLLDLAGSLDPSVMRISRHVAVNAATIDVEYVTRLAEANISVEVGGPRAVQAAARDADILLSWGIQLDRYLGDAPRPLSVQVVHGDGPWNRFFLEGSRRTVDHFIAVSHRVRHRVCVDVPATVIYNGIDDRRLVRSRDRDETRRLLGFSRSDLVVAFCGRLAAEKRVDSIIEAIGCLPPRVKLLVIGSGHLESSLRQLADKHLPGRAIFTSSNGGMGDLYAAADIFCLASNQEGCSLAMLEAMLSGLPVVSTPVGCAAEVIEDMVTGLLFDGSPRDLTRALGLLTERDDWRMNLADDGRRLVERFAGARRMARDYQQLLRGLI, via the coding sequence ATGTCGTCCAGTTCCTTTAACGGCGGGTTCGTCCCCAAACAGATCAACACCGGGGCGTTTTCGCCCCCAGGCAGCCCGGAGGCCGCAGCACCGCAGGCGGCAGGTCGAATCGACGACCCCTATTACCTGTTCGGCGCCGCCTCGCGGACCGATGAGCTTGCGATTTCGCCTGCCAGCCAGTTCGCGACCGGCCATCCCAGTCCCTACTACGACTTCTTGACCGCCGAGATCGATCTTCAATCGGAGCCGGCCGCCGGGATTGCGACACCGGTCGCAGCTCCTGTCTGTCGACAGCCCTCGGTGCCCCGGTCCGGACGTCCCCTCAATGTCGTGCACATCGGCCCGCACCTGCAACTCGGCGGCGCGGAACAGTGGCTGCTCGATCTCGCGGGTTCTCTCGATCCCTCAGTCATGCGGATCTCCCGTCACGTGGCGGTCAATGCCGCCACGATTGACGTCGAGTATGTGACTCGCCTGGCGGAGGCCAATATCTCGGTCGAGGTCGGCGGGCCGCGGGCCGTGCAGGCGGCGGCCCGCGACGCGGACATCCTGTTGAGCTGGGGCATCCAGCTCGACCGATACCTCGGCGACGCTCCGCGTCCCCTCTCGGTTCAGGTTGTCCACGGCGACGGTCCATGGAATCGTTTCTTCCTCGAAGGAAGCCGGCGCACAGTGGACCACTTCATCGCGGTCAGCCATCGGGTCCGGCATCGAGTCTGCGTCGACGTTCCCGCCACTGTGATCTACAACGGCATCGACGACCGTCGGCTGGTCCGTTCCCGCGACCGCGACGAAACCCGCCGGTTGCTCGGTTTTTCCCGGTCGGACCTGGTCGTCGCCTTCTGCGGTCGGCTGGCCGCCGAGAAACGAGTCGACAGCATTATCGAAGCCATCGGTTGCCTGCCCCCTCGCGTCAAACTACTGGTCATCGGCTCGGGGCACCTGGAATCCAGCCTCCGCCAGCTTGCCGACAAGCACCTTCCGGGACGCGCTATCTTCACGTCGAGCAACGGAGGCATGGGAGATCTGTACGCTGCGGCCGACATTTTCTGTCTCGCCTCCAACCAGGAAGGGTGTTCGCTGGCGATGCTGGAGGCGATGCTCAGCGGCCTGCCGGTGGTCTCGACTCCTGTCGGCTGCGCCGCAGAAGTCATTGAAGACATGGTGACCGGACTCCTGTTTGACGGCTCTCCCCGCGATCTGACGAGGGCGCTGGGTCTGCTCACCGAACGCGACGACTGGCGAATGAACCTCGCCGACGACGGTCGGCGCCTCGTCGAGCGCTTTGCGGGCGCCCGGCGGATGGCCCGCGACTATCAGCAGCTCCTCCGCGGGTTGATCTGA
- a CDS encoding SDR family oxidoreductase, whose product MTQDLAGQTAVVVGASSGMGRAIAGTLARAGAHVVASARRADRLAELQTQLADEGVQIDACSGDAGNVADVDRLMAQAAARTGRIDLLVYAAGTNTPQRGLDVLSPEGWAQLLDANLTGAFLCTRAAVPVMAGHGGGLIVYLSSAAVQRPDVSGVAYQASKHGLVGLAHGTRVEQKSHGIRTSVIFPGLCDTDILLARPVPTPREVLDQALQPQDVADAVLFLAKLPARALVPELELVPTSLW is encoded by the coding sequence ATGACTCAGGATCTGGCCGGACAGACGGCCGTTGTCGTTGGGGCCTCCAGCGGCATGGGGCGGGCCATCGCCGGCACGCTGGCCCGTGCCGGCGCTCACGTTGTCGCCTCGGCCCGGCGGGCCGACCGGCTGGCGGAGCTGCAGACGCAACTCGCCGACGAAGGGGTGCAGATTGACGCGTGCTCCGGCGACGCCGGCAATGTCGCCGACGTTGACCGGCTGATGGCTCAGGCTGCGGCGAGAACCGGCCGTATCGACTTGCTGGTATACGCCGCGGGAACCAACACTCCGCAACGGGGGCTCGACGTCCTCAGTCCAGAGGGCTGGGCGCAACTCCTTGATGCGAACCTGACTGGAGCGTTCCTCTGCACGCGGGCCGCAGTCCCGGTGATGGCGGGCCACGGCGGGGGGCTGATCGTCTATCTCTCCTCGGCGGCGGTGCAGCGGCCGGATGTTTCGGGTGTGGCGTATCAGGCCAGCAAGCACGGCCTCGTCGGGCTGGCGCATGGGACGCGGGTCGAACAGAAGTCGCACGGCATCCGGACGTCGGTCATCTTTCCGGGCCTGTGTGATACGGACATCCTGCTGGCCCGCCCGGTCCCGACTCCCCGCGAAGTTCTCGACCAGGCCCTGCAGCCGCAGGATGTGGCCGACGCGGTGCTGTTTCTGGCGAAGCTGCCGGCCCGGGCGCTCGTTCCGGAGCTGGAGCTGGTGCCCACATCGCTTTGGTAG
- a CDS encoding serine/threonine-protein kinase produces the protein MLTPRGSQTRPKSLHRTLQRVPSASSKLLAAEPVQETNHAHDLTVKVPAPGVVRKIGNYELLHALGQGGMGIVYAARDLTTGQSVAVKVLLPRNSQDEQFRKRFLREARAGALLRGPHIVPVIGMFEERDTLYLVMERIDGGSLQTWLEQHPTREVDWIVSIARQLARGLAVAHVAGVIHRDIKPSNILLDKEGKNACIADFGLAMLAQGSDNLTTTGRPLGTPNYMSPEQIRGETIDHRTDLFSLGCVIYAMVAGESPFHSETMATTTWRIIEASPQPLNKLDVRVPRGLARIVDRLLKKEPSARFGSAEEVDQALSRCLDPEQEALESDFEVTQVFSDDRISVPPPRLAGGALGRIALAAMAATLVGAFVVRPAFLPSQQHPDKEPLGVTSVLPVPVTPAAPEPHDAGPRAPRTWTVASDGTADFDSLRGALKSAGPGDEIRVLDNAGYEGPIVIDEPVRLRGVRLISPQHATINASNPNGRFGSLIIMGTRDVFVEGFFVNGGAEHHAVYLSGDLAGTTLQDLTIAQPPGATWANLMLARECRGTAEAPLTIRLCRFATGKYGIFSGREDTPTAVEADQVLIDGNEFFGDGTHIELAHAARNVRIEHNVFRNGDAIHLRLPAAAGSGGFSICNNSFFEVRHWLQLGPADAEFDGKVGNNLLVAVSGPAWTPDFDRRSGKWRFFNNICEDGNAADPTLASPLGLIVRDALLESRSPGEPGFLRPQATSPAASGGAGDGLPSYVGARAPDTH, from the coding sequence TTGCTAACCCCGCGCGGATCACAAACCCGTCCTAAGTCGCTCCACAGGACCCTTCAACGCGTTCCGTCAGCTTCTTCCAAACTCCTGGCTGCTGAACCCGTGCAAGAAACCAATCACGCCCACGACCTCACCGTTAAAGTGCCCGCTCCGGGTGTTGTCCGGAAGATCGGCAACTACGAGCTTCTGCACGCCCTGGGGCAGGGTGGCATGGGCATCGTCTATGCCGCCCGGGACCTGACGACGGGACAATCGGTCGCAGTGAAGGTGCTGCTGCCGAGAAACTCGCAGGACGAGCAGTTCCGCAAACGCTTCCTCCGCGAAGCACGGGCCGGCGCGCTCCTCCGCGGCCCACATATTGTGCCCGTCATCGGCATGTTTGAGGAACGTGACACGCTCTATCTGGTGATGGAGCGGATCGACGGCGGAAGCCTGCAGACCTGGCTGGAGCAGCACCCGACGCGCGAGGTCGACTGGATCGTTTCGATCGCCCGTCAGCTCGCTCGCGGCCTCGCGGTCGCACATGTCGCTGGCGTCATTCATCGCGACATCAAACCGTCGAACATCCTCCTCGACAAGGAAGGTAAAAACGCCTGCATCGCCGACTTCGGCCTCGCCATGCTTGCGCAAGGCTCCGACAATCTCACCACCACCGGTCGTCCGCTCGGCACTCCAAACTACATGTCTCCGGAACAGATCCGCGGTGAAACGATCGATCACCGGACCGACCTGTTCAGCCTCGGCTGCGTGATCTACGCGATGGTCGCGGGCGAGTCCCCCTTCCATTCCGAAACGATGGCGACCACAACGTGGCGAATCATCGAGGCGTCGCCCCAACCGCTCAACAAGCTCGACGTACGAGTCCCCCGGGGGCTGGCGCGCATCGTGGACAGACTGCTCAAGAAGGAGCCATCCGCGCGGTTTGGCTCCGCGGAGGAAGTCGATCAGGCGCTGAGCCGCTGCCTTGACCCGGAGCAGGAGGCGCTGGAATCTGACTTCGAAGTGACGCAGGTTTTCTCCGACGACCGTATCTCCGTGCCCCCCCCTCGATTGGCAGGCGGAGCGCTGGGGCGCATCGCCCTGGCGGCGATGGCCGCGACCCTGGTCGGAGCCTTTGTGGTCCGACCAGCGTTTCTCCCGTCGCAGCAGCATCCGGACAAAGAACCGCTTGGCGTAACGTCGGTTCTGCCCGTCCCAGTCACACCGGCAGCGCCCGAACCTCACGACGCCGGGCCGCGCGCTCCCCGCACCTGGACCGTGGCTTCCGACGGAACAGCGGACTTCGACTCGCTGCGCGGCGCTCTGAAGAGCGCCGGACCCGGCGATGAAATTCGCGTCCTGGACAACGCCGGGTACGAAGGCCCGATCGTCATCGACGAGCCCGTCCGCCTCCGGGGCGTCCGGCTGATTTCCCCGCAGCACGCGACCATCAACGCGTCCAATCCTAATGGCCGGTTCGGTTCGCTCATTATCATGGGGACGCGCGACGTTTTCGTCGAAGGTTTTTTCGTCAATGGGGGCGCCGAACATCATGCCGTCTATCTCAGCGGCGATCTTGCCGGAACGACTCTCCAGGACCTGACGATTGCACAGCCGCCGGGGGCCACCTGGGCGAATCTGATGCTGGCCCGGGAGTGCCGCGGAACCGCGGAGGCGCCCCTGACGATCCGCCTCTGCCGCTTCGCGACGGGAAAGTACGGGATCTTCTCAGGCCGCGAGGATACGCCTACGGCTGTTGAGGCCGACCAGGTCCTGATTGACGGCAACGAGTTTTTCGGCGACGGGACGCACATCGAGCTGGCTCACGCCGCCCGCAACGTTCGAATCGAGCACAACGTCTTTCGCAACGGCGACGCGATCCACCTGCGGCTCCCCGCCGCGGCCGGCAGCGGCGGATTCAGCATCTGCAACAATTCCTTTTTCGAAGTCCGCCACTGGCTGCAACTTGGACCGGCCGACGCCGAGTTCGACGGCAAGGTCGGCAACAATCTCCTGGTTGCGGTCAGCGGACCGGCCTGGACGCCCGACTTTGATCGACGCTCGGGAAAGTGGCGCTTCTTCAACAATATCTGCGAAGACGGAAACGCCGCCGATCCCACGCTCGCCTCTCCGCTGGGGCTGATCGTTCGCGACGCCCTGCTGGAGTCGCGATCGCCCGGCGAACCGGGCTTCCTGCGCCCGCAAGCCACCAGCCCTGCGGCCTCCGGCGGCGCAGGCGATGGCCTCCCCTCCTACGTCGGAGCGCGTGCCCCCGACACGCACTGA
- a CDS encoding glycosyltransferase, with translation MGAGALRFQTNIDFRRAIELNDEFLMPFARVHERLRDRGIEFHPTSGDFVFADSDHGPPAADRPLVLLDRTDGAFLWWRFQPQGQVVRTILESPNLLGLIKISRYPTRHSYNTERTDSSYHARLIRDAQPSGLPAGSETIVKPISEQAFSRIRLGVGYWAFDQCAPLEPCGGFREDRKRPIDVFCAVSVDYSCPTITWHRETAIERLSRLHGIRTVLGHGRVFADQQYRELLQRSRICVSPWGWGETCIRDYEALLAGCVLIKPRTDFIDSALPLDDRHYVACRPDFADLGERVAEVLDQWPAFAARTPELREYVLRARHPDAIADQYAAAIRESVASSAR, from the coding sequence ATGGGCGCAGGCGCTCTGCGGTTCCAGACCAATATCGATTTCCGTCGCGCAATCGAACTCAATGACGAGTTTCTGATGCCGTTCGCGCGCGTCCACGAGCGACTCCGCGATCGGGGAATCGAGTTCCATCCGACCTCCGGCGATTTCGTCTTCGCCGACAGCGATCACGGTCCGCCAGCCGCCGACCGCCCGCTCGTGCTGCTCGATCGCACCGACGGAGCGTTCCTGTGGTGGCGATTTCAGCCCCAGGGGCAGGTTGTCCGTACCATCCTTGAGTCCCCGAATCTGCTCGGGCTGATCAAGATCTCGCGCTATCCCACGCGCCACTCCTACAACACGGAACGAACCGACTCCAGTTATCACGCCCGGTTGATTCGCGACGCACAACCCTCGGGGTTGCCGGCCGGATCCGAGACCATTGTCAAACCGATTTCCGAGCAGGCATTTTCGCGAATCCGGCTCGGCGTCGGTTACTGGGCGTTCGACCAATGTGCTCCGCTGGAACCGTGCGGTGGTTTTCGGGAAGACCGAAAGCGTCCGATCGACGTCTTCTGTGCGGTCTCTGTCGACTACTCCTGCCCGACGATCACCTGGCATCGCGAAACGGCCATTGAGAGGCTCTCGCGTCTGCATGGCATCCGGACCGTTCTCGGGCACGGACGGGTCTTTGCCGATCAGCAGTACCGCGAGCTGCTGCAGCGGTCCCGCATCTGCGTCTCGCCCTGGGGCTGGGGAGAAACCTGCATCCGCGACTACGAGGCCCTGCTCGCCGGGTGCGTGCTGATCAAGCCCCGCACCGATTTCATCGACTCCGCCCTGCCGCTCGACGACCGGCACTACGTCGCTTGCCGTCCCGACTTCGCGGACCTCGGCGAGAGAGTTGCCGAAGTGCTCGACCAATGGCCGGCATTCGCAGCCCGGACGCCGGAACTGCGAGAATACGTCCTCCGCGCCCGCCACCCCGACGCCATTGCCGACCAATACGCGGCGGCGATTCGCGAGTCGGTGGCGAGCAGCGCGCGGTGA
- a CDS encoding DUF7691 family protein — MSYCHMFYGVDLDRLKAVFGSRDKRFLANVLQAQSQALRDNDDFFENIGAPGELPSSEVALGAIVAGAISHGKAAAPVYGYVLKILCEHLGEMIDGDVAAVRDHPYRSQLIASGPPLPIPCTGEDFPEIGHLSLADIPAEIQRIDAAPRRATRNFSLTLLSWLTKGVLGRQMSNEEASEDMDAYREVLKEALEQGVSIVSFRH; from the coding sequence ATGAGCTACTGCCACATGTTCTACGGCGTCGACCTCGACCGGCTGAAGGCGGTCTTCGGCTCGCGCGACAAGCGGTTCCTGGCCAACGTGCTGCAGGCGCAATCGCAGGCGTTGCGCGACAACGACGACTTCTTCGAAAACATAGGCGCCCCCGGCGAGCTGCCGTCCTCGGAAGTCGCTCTCGGTGCGATCGTCGCGGGGGCGATCTCACACGGAAAGGCCGCCGCTCCGGTCTATGGCTACGTCCTCAAGATCCTCTGCGAACATCTGGGAGAGATGATCGACGGCGACGTAGCCGCCGTGCGGGATCACCCCTACCGGTCGCAACTGATCGCTTCCGGTCCGCCGTTGCCAATTCCCTGCACCGGAGAAGATTTCCCGGAAATCGGCCATCTCTCGCTGGCAGACATTCCGGCGGAGATTCAGAGGATTGATGCGGCTCCGCGTCGGGCAACGCGCAATTTCTCCCTGACGCTGCTGTCGTGGCTCACCAAGGGAGTCCTCGGCCGTCAGATGAGCAACGAAGAAGCCAGCGAAGACATGGACGCCTACCGCGAGGTGCTGAAGGAAGCCCTGGAGCAGGGCGTTTCCATCGTATCCTTCCGCCACTGA